Below is a genomic region from Roseovarius arcticus.
GCGTTGATGCTGCCGCTGGTTGACGACGAGACCCGCGCGCGCGCCGATATCCGCCTGATGGCCCGCGACGGGAGACGCGGTATCGAGGCAAAAGTTGCCAGCCTGCCCCAAGAGATGCAGCGCGATCCCGGCATCGCCTACATGCTGTTCGAGCAATACATCAAGGCCGACAAGGCCGAGGCAGCTATGACCCTGATGCAAGGCCAGAGCCAGATTGAGAACGGTCTGGGCGAGGCATGGCGCTGGGCCGGGTGGCGCCGCAGCTTTGCCCGCCGAATGATGCGCAATGGCGAATATGCCCGCGCCTACGATCTGGCTGCCAACCACCAGTTGCAGGATGGTGGTGCCTATGCCGATCTGGAATGGCTGTCGGGCTATCTGGCGTTACGTTTCATGGACGATCCGGCCTTGGCGCTGGATCACTTCCAACGGCTGCGCGCCGCCGTGGAGACGCCTATATCACTGGGCCGCGCGCATTACTGGATCGGACGCGCGCAAGAGGCGCTGGGCGACCCCGAAGGCGCGCAATTGACCTATGCCCAAGGCGCGGGAGAGCAAACCAGCTTTTACGGACTGCTGGCCGCCGAAAAGGCCGGGTTGCCATTCGATCCAGCACTGATAGGCGGCGAGGTGTTTCCGCCGTGGCAGGAGGCTGCGTTCACGCATGGCGATCTCTTTCAGGCGATCACGCTATTGGCCGCGTCCGACCAGCTAACTCTGGCCGAATGGTTCATCAATGCGCTCGCAGGTACGCTCAATCGCGGCGAAATGGGCAGCCTCGGCGCGGCTCTGGGCGATATGGGCCAGCCCCACTTGCAGATCATGCTGGGCAAGGCAGCGGCAGGGCGCGGAATTGTACTACCCGCCGACTACTATGCGCTGCATCCAATGCAGGAGATGGATCTGCCCGTCCCGATGGAAATGGCCCTTGCCATTGCCCGCCGCGAAAGCGAGTTCGACCACCGCGTCGCCAGTGGCGCGGGCGCGCTGGGGCTGATGCAGGTGCTGCCCGGCACCGCCAGCGACGTGGCGCGCGATCTGGGCATTGAATATGACCGGGGCCGCGTCCTTAGCGATTGGCCTTATAACGCGCGGCTCGGCTCCACCTATCTGGCGCAGATGTCGCAGCGGTTTGGCGCGAATGTGGTGATGATGTCGGCAGGATACAACGCCGGGCCAGCCCGCCCGCCGCGCTGGATGTCCGAGCGCGGCGATCCAAGGGATGGCACCGGAATGGGCGATTTGGACGTGATCGACTGGATCGAGTTCATACCCTTCGACGAGACGCGCAATTACGTCCAGCGCGTCGCCGAAAGTCTGCCGATCTACCGTGCAAGACTGGGCAAGGCACCGCATCCGGTGCCATTCAGTCAGGAATTAGTTGGCGCGACGGTGCCGTCATCGCTGAAGTAGACATCGCAGCGCGCGCCCCTCTTGCATCGGCCGATTATCCGCATTATCTGGTTGGTCGAGAGGTTGGCGCGGGCAGGCACCTCGCCAACCCGGTCAGATCCGGAAGGAAGCAGCCGTAACGAGCCTCGCTTGGGTCGTTGTCCAGCCTCTCACCTTACTCCCCCCTATTCGGCGCCGCCCTGCAGTGCCCAGCGCATCTGGGCTTTGGTCTCGACCGCGCAGGGGCGGACTGCGCGCAGGCGGGCAAGCGCTGCATCAGGTGCCTCGCCTGCCGCGATCATCAGCCGCAGCGCGGCCATGCCAGCACGCCCGCATCCGCCCTTGCAATGAATCAAAACGCGCCCGCCCCCGCGCAGCGCAGGAAGCGCGTCGGCCACGGCCCGGCGCCATTTCGCGTTGTCAGCTGCATCAGGCACACCGTAGTCCGCCACTGGCAAATGAACCCACCGCGTGCCGATATGCATTATGTCGGGCCCCAAATCGCCGGCGTCTGCTGCCACCATTTCGGACATCGTCGTCAGTGTCAGAACCAGCGCCGGGCGCCAATCGTGTAGATGCGCCAGATCAGCGTCATAATCGCCCCCCGCCCCCGGCAGCGCCGAAATGGCGAGGATACCCCGCAGCACTGGCAGTGCATGGATGACGAGGGCTGTCATCCGACCGCCCTACAATCGCTCGGCGCCGAACGTGTCGCACGCGCCCATCTGACCAGACTCAAAGCCAGTCGCGAACCAGCGCGAGCGCTGTTCAGACGTGCCGTGCGTGAACGTATGCGGCTGCGGCACACGGCCTGCCTGACGTTGCAAATGGTCGTCACCGATCCGGCGCGCGGCATTCAACGCCTCCTCAATATCGCCCGGCTCTAGCAGGTTGCCCACCGCCTGCGCCCAGACGCCGCTAAGGCAATCGGCCTGCAATTCCAGCCGCACGGTCAGCGCGTTGGCCTGCCGCTCGCTGCTGGATTGGCGCGCATCATTCACCTGCCCCAAAATGCCCAGCTCGTTCTGGACGTGATGCGCAACCTCATGGGCGATGACGTAGGCCGCAGCAAAATCGCCCCGCGCGCCCAATTGCTGCGACAGTGTCGCAAAAAATTCGGTATCTAGGTACGCCTTGCGGTCCGCCGGGCAATAGAAAGGCCCGGTCGCGCCGGATGCACCACCGCACGGGCTGCGCGTGATGCCGGAATAGAGCACCATCACCGGCGGGCGGTAGTCCTGTCCAACTTGGCTGGGCATCAGGTCGGTCCACACCTCTTCTGTGCTCGCCAACACGCGCGAGCTGAAGTCTGCGGCGTGCTCTTCTTCAGCGCTTAGCTGGCGAGGAGCCGCATTCTGAACTGCCCCGCCGCCCTGCATTTCGTTCAGGATCGGCGTCACGTCAATCCCGGCAAAATACCCGATGGCGAGCACCACGATCAACCCGACACCGCCGATACCCGCGCCCCGCGCGCCACCGCCGCCGCCAGACCTGCGGCGGTCCTCGATATTGCGGCTGCGGCGCAATCCTTTCAGTCTCATGATGTCTGCTCCTGCCCGGTTACAGTCCCTACAGGTATAGCGTCCTGCGCCCGGCGCACCAGAAAAACCCATATCGCCAAACGCGCGTACATCGCTTAGCGTTCCCCCATGACGGACAAGACCGAAAAAGCAGAGCAGCGCACCGATTGGGCCGAGGATCGCACGATCATGGCCAATGAACGCACGTTTAATTCGTGGATGGGCCTCGGGCTGGGCGCTGTCGGCGTGGCCATCGCGCTAAAGGCGGTCTTCGGCGATTTTGAGCCAACATGGGCCGCCAAGGCTGTGGCAAGCCTCTTTCTGTTAACCGCAACGATCATTTATTGGATCGCTGCCAGGCAAGCCCACAAGACCCATCAGCACCTCACTGCCCGCGATGCCAACGTCACCGGGTCCAAGAACTTTCAAAGACTCGCGGCGCTGCTGACGCTCGCTACAATCGGTACGGGCGCGGTTTTGTGGATGCTGTAGGCGGCAGGCTGGGTGGACGCGGGCGCGCCCTGCGCATACGTTGCAGACCAGAGTTTCCCGATTCCAGCAGGCACGCCCCACATGACCGACACCGCCCCTTCCGGCTACCGCGTTCTGGCCCGCAAATACCGGCCCGAAACCTTTGCCGATCTGGTCGGACAGGACGCCATGGTGCGCACATTGAAAAATGCGTTCGAGGCCGACCGTATCGCCCAGGCGTTTATTATGACGGGCATCCGCGGCACTGGCAAAACGACGACCGCCCGCATCATCGCGAAGGGCATGAATTGCATCGGTCCCGATGGCGAGGGTCGCCCCACCACCGACCCGTGCGGCGTGTGCGAGCATTGCACATCCATCATGGAGGGCCGCCATGTCGATGTGCTGGAAATGGACGCTGCCAGCCGTACGGGTGTCGGTGACATCCGCGAGATTATCGACTCGGTTGCATATCGCGCCGCCAGTGCGCGCTACAAGATCTACATCATCGACGAGGTGCACATGCTTAGCACTTCGGCGTTCAACGCGCTGCTAAAAACGCTGGAGGAGCCGCCCGCCCACGTCAAATTCATCTTTGCCACAACGGAAATCCGCAAGGTGCCAGTGACGGTCCTGAGCCGCTGCCAGCGCTTTGATCTGCGGCGGATTGAGCCTGAGGTTATGCTGAAACTCATGCGCAAAATTGCGGATGCCGAGGGCGCAGGCATCACCGATGACGCGCTGGCGCTCATCACTCGCGCCGCCGAGGGATCGGCGCGCGACGCGACCTCGCTACTGGATCAGGCCATCAGCCACGGCGCGGGCGAGACGGGCGCAGATCAGGTTCGCGCCATGCTGGGGCTGGCCGACCGGGGCCGCGTGCTGGACCTGTTCGATCTAATCCTCAAGGGCGACGCGGCAGGCGCGCTGACCGAATTTGGCGCACAATATTCCGACGGCGCCGATCCACTGGCCGTCCTGCGCGATCTGGCCGAAATTACGCACTGGACCTCGGTCGTAAAAATCACCCCCGAGGCTGCGGACGATCCCACTATTGGCCCGGATGAGCGCGCGCGCGGGCTGCAAATGGCCGAGGCGCTGCCGATGCGCGTGCTGACGCGCATGTGGCAGATGCTGCTAAAGGCGCTGGAAGAGGTCGCAAGCGCACCGAACGCCATGATGGCCGCCGAAATGGCTGTAATCCGCCTGACGCATGTTGCCGATCTGCCCAGCCCCGAAGAACTGCTGCGCAAGCTGAAGGACACGCCCGTTCCTGCCAGCGCGCCCTCCGGCGCGGCGCCCTTGGGCGGTAGCGACGGGCAAACGCCGACATCGCAGACATCGCATGCATCGCAGGGCGCATATTCGGCGCCAGTGCCGCAGCCGCAACAGCCGCGCGCATCCTCTGGCAATGGTGCAGGCCAGACGCTGGCCATCGCAGCGGACGCGGCGCTGGCGCACTATCCGACATTCCACCACGTGGTCGAGTTGATCCGCAGCAATCGCGATGTCAAACTGTTGGTCGAGGTTGAAACCTGCGTGCAACTGGCGGCCTACCAGCCCGGCCGGATCGAGTTTGTTCCGACCGAAAATTCCCCCCGCGATCTGGCCCAGCGCCTCGGCGCTGCGCTTCAGCGCTGGACCGGCAATCGCTGGGCCGTCACGCTGGTCAATGAGGGCGGCGCCACGACCATCGCGGGCGAGCGTGACGCCGAGGAAATGTCGCTGCGCGCCGAGGCCGAGGGGCATCCACTGGTGCAGGCCGTCAAGGACGCCTTTCCGGGCGCTCAGATCATCGAAATTCGAACGGCGCGCCAGATGGCAGTCGAGGCGCAGGCCGAGGCGCTGCCAGAAGTCGAGGACGAATGGGACCCCTTTGAGGAGGACTAAAATACCCCTCCCCTTGTTCCAGATGCCGCGCGCGCGTATCTAGACGCAAAGCGTTTTGACCAAATTGGAGACGGATATGTTCAAGGGACTGGGCCAGATGGGCGACATGGCCAAGATGATGAAGGCCGCGCAGGAAATGCAAGGCAAGATGGCTGAGATGCAAGAAGAGATGCACACGCTTACCGTTACCGGCGAAAGCGGCGCTGGCCTGGTTAAGGCCGTCGCCACTTGCAAGGGCGAGCTAAAGAGCCTCGACATCGACCCCAGCATATTCTCGGGCGACGACAAGGAAGTTGTTGAGGACCTTATCCTCGCCGCGATCAAGGACGCCCAAGGCAAAGCCAGCGACCGCGCCCAAGAAGAGATGAGCAAGCTAACCGAAGCGATGGGCCTGCCCAAGGATATGAAACTGCCGTTCTAACTGCAGCCCGCCAGCAGTGCGCCTTGCGCCCCCCCTTTAACAAAGGCGTTTGCGCCGCCCGCCGTCAGGACACACCTTTTGAGTTCAACCCGCGATATCGACAGCCTGATCGAGATGATGGCGCGGCTGCCGGGCCTTGGCCCTCGCTCAGCGCGGCGTGCGGTCCTGCATCTGATCGCCAAGCGAGAGATCAAGCTGCTGCCGCTAGCCGGGATGATGCAGAAGGTTGCTGAGACCGCACGCGAATGTGCCGTCTGCGGCAATATCGGCACGGCTGAGGTTTGCGATATCTGCCTCGCGCCCAAACGCGCGAACGGCATCCTTTGCGTGGTCGAAAGCGTCTCCGACCTCTGGGCGATGGAGCGTGGCGGCGCCTTCGAGGGGCGCTATCACGTCCTCGGCGGTACCCTTAGCGCGCTGGATCAGGTTGGCCCTGAACAGTTGCGCATCCCCGCAATGATCGGCCGGATCGAGCAGGAGAAGATCACTGAAGTCATCCTCGCCCTCGCCGCTACGATCGACGGGCAGACCACCGCCCACTACATCGCTGACCAGATCGAGGGGCGCGTGCGCCTGACCTCACTGGCCCAAGGCGTGCCTATCGGCGGAGAGCTAGACTATCTGGACGACGGCACGATCAGCGCGGCCTTGAGCGCGCGCAAGGATATCCAGACCTGAAAATTGCTTGAGCAGGTGGCGTCAGCGTAGCACCTGATCCTCGGGCCATTGCATGTCGTACTCCAGCGTCAGGGTGCGCTCTTCGCCCGGGGCCATATCGAACTTCCACGCCAGAACGCCGGTCTGACCGTCCACGTCCACTTCGCTGGGGCGGGGGTCGGACTGCCAGTCGATTTGCAGATCCTCTTGCTCGGAATATGGCACGCGGTCCAGCACGCGCAGGGGCCACGCCTCGCCGGTCAGGTTCTCAATCTCGATGCGCGCTGTTTCGGTCAGGTCGCTGGACTTTCGAATCAGGCCGCTGCCGCCCTCTTCGCGGTCCAGCGTGGTGCGGGTCAGGCGCAGCCCATCGATGGGACCAAAGGACGCCTCGGCCTCCGCACCTGCCGCGATCAGCTGACCTTGGGTTTGTCCGACATAAGTGGCGCCCAAGTAGTAATGTGTCTCGCCGGGCAGGATCAGCTCGCCCATATCATTGGTGAACTCGGCCACCAGAAATGCGCTTTCGTCAAAGAGCGGCACGGCGCGGGCCTGCGTTTCTGCCTGCGTTGACAGAGTGCCCAGCGCGATACGCAGCGCATCAGCGCCCGAAGCAACCGAGACGGTCGGCTCGTAGTCGTAGGTGACAGCCAGACCGTCAAACGTGGCAGATGCCGCGATCACCGCGGGGGCCGGTGCAGACTCGGACATCGCCATATCATTCATCTCGGCGCCCAGCGCCTCTTTGCGCATCAGTTGAAGCGGCGGGCCGATGCGGCGCAAAAGGGGGCCGATTTCGCTGGGACGGGTCTGGCCGCTAGGCCGCACCGTGGACAAGGTCAGCGCCACGTCCTGCCAATTCTCGCCGGTATTTTGCTGCAGGTAAGCGCCGCGCGTGATATCCAGCGCGCCGGTCGCGCGCGTCAGCGTCATGTCATAGACTGGTGCCCATCCGGCGTTCCATGTCTGGTAGGTTACGTCCAGCGTTCCTGAAGTCTGGTCCTCTGCCGTGACAGATACGGCCAACATCGCGCGGTCCTCGTCCTCGGGTACCAGTGCGGCCAACGCTTGGCGGGCCTCTTCCAATGCCTTGATCTGGTCCTTCAGGCCCTTCTCGGCCTCCTCCGCCTTGCGAGCGGCGTCATGGGCGGCCTCGCGCGCGGCCAGCGTCTGCGCGCCGATCATCTGCGCCAGATCGCGTAAGGTGCTGACGTCCTGCGCGGCGATCCCATCGCCCTGCCCCAACTGCGACAGGAACTGCACCTGCGCGTCTGCTGCATCAACAACAAGGCGCAGCCGCGCGATATCTGAACGGGCCATCGCAAGAGCCTCTTCGCGCCGCTCCACCTCGGCCTCGGCGGCCTTGATCGCGGCGCTTTGTCGTTCGCCGCGCGGTGGCTGGGCATTGCGGCGGGTCGTCACGCTACCCATCTGGGCGCCTGTGACAGTCACGCGCACCGTTTGCAGGTCCGTATCCTGAGGCAAATCCAGCAGGATCAATTCATGCTGTCCGGCGGGCGCAGTGAACGGCACCTCGCGGTGGATCGTCGCGCCCTGCGGATAGAGGGTAACGTCGCTGACGCGGCTGGTCAGCGCGATATCCTCGGCCATCAGGGCCGTCGGCCCGGCAAGGGTGAGCGTCAGGATGAATGTGGTGGTACGCATGATCAGCTTCTCCGGCAGGGTCGGCGAGATTGGACGATGCGGCGTGCCGGATTGCAAGCATTCCCGCGAGGTTATGCGCGGAAAAATGCTATCTCGGACTGCGCCGGATCAGGTGTTGTTTCGTGCAATTTTGGATTTGAATTCGCCGCGATCTGCGGGGATCGGTCGGCGCAATATGATGCGCCAACCGCCAAGATGTAGCCCACAGGCGGGATCAGCCCTTTTTCAGCACGCGCTGGCCCAGCGTCTCGGCAATCTGGACCGCGTTGAGGGCGGCGCCCTTGCGTAGGTTATCGGACACGCACCACAGGTTCAGACCATTGTCGATGGTGCTGTCCTGCCGGATACGGCTGACAAAGGTGGCGAAATCACCAACGCATTCGATGGGCGTGACGTAGCCGCCGTCTTGGCGTTTGTCGATGACCATGATGCCGGGCGCCTCACGCAGGATATCGCGCGCCTCATCCTCGTCGAGGAATTCCTCGAACTCGATGTTGATCGCCTCGGAATGCCCGACAAAGACCGGAACGCGAACGCAAGTGGCTGTGACCTTGATCTTGGTGTCCAAGATTTTCTTGGTCTCGGCGACCATCTTCCACTCTTCTTTGGTGTCGCCGCTATCCATAAAGACGTCGATATGCGGGATCACGTTAAAGGCGATCTGCTTGGTAAACTTGCGCGCAGGCTTGTCGTCTGTGGGGTTGTAGATGCTCTTGGTCTGGTCCCACAGCTCGTCGATGCCTTCCTTACCGGCGCCGCTGACGGACTGGTAAGTGCTGACGACGACGCGCTTGATACGGGCGCGGTCGTGCAGCGGCTTGAGCGCGACGACCATCTGCGCGGTCGAGCAGTTGGGGTTTGCGATGATGTTTTTCTTGTGCACCAACTCGACGGCCTCGGGATTAACCTCGGGCACGACCAGCGGCACGTCCGGATCATAGCGATAGAGCGAGCTGTTATCGATCACGATGCAGCCCGCCTTGGCGGCCTTGGGCGCATAGATTTTGGTCGCGTCGGACCCGATGGCAAACAGAGCGATATCCCAGCCAGTGAAATCGAACGCATCCAGATCCTTGGTTTTCAGCGTCTTGTCACCATAGCTGACCTCGCTGCCTATCGATTTCCGGCTGGCCAGTGCGACCACCTCATCGGCGGGGAACTGGCGCTCGGCCAGAATGTTCAGCATTTCGCGGCCCACGTTGCCCGTGGCACCAACAACGGCGACCCTATAGCCCATCTGTAATAACTCCTGATGTAAATCCGGTTCGGCTTGCTGCGCGTCTTAAACCGCATGGCCGCTGTAGGAAAGGGGTGGCGTCATGCAGGCGCGTCTCGGCTGAACAGATAGATCAGCGATCCGGTCAGCGCGGCCAGACCGAAAAACGCAAAGAGCGTCCCGTAAGCGGCAAGATCTCCAGAGCTGGCCGCCACGCGCCCATGCAGCACACCCGAGCCGAGCTGCAATAAACCCACGCCGCTCATCCCGAAAAGGTTCATCAACGTAACGCCGCGGCCCGCCAGATGCGCCGGGAAAAATCCGCGCGCATGCGCAATCATAATTGGAAACGTCGACCCGAACATCCCGATCACCGCACAGAGCGCTATGCCAAGTCCGACGCTCTGCCCGACCAGAACTGCCAGCAAAAGGCAGGTGACCGCGCAGCCCATGTTGCCGATAAAGATCACCCACTTATGTGTTCCAAAAACCCTGTCGAGCGGCCCGTAGATCAGCGTGCCACCGATCATCGCGATCCCCATCACCAGCGACGCTTGCCCCAGTTGCGCTGTGGCGAGGCCAAAAATATCGCTGAGATATGGACCGATCCAAAGGCCCCGGATCGCGGCGACAGGTACATAACAAACGAACATCAGCGGCATTATCGGCCAAAGTGCACGCATTTTCAGAAGGTCCAGCAATGATCCGCGCCGCCCGCCCGGCGCTGTCTCCGGGTCGCGCAATAGCACGAAAAGAACCAGTGACGCTGCGGCCGTAATCGCCGCAAGGAACATCATCGCCGCGCGCCAGCCAAACGCATCGACGGCCCAAGCCATCGGCCAGGACGCGCCCAGATTACCGAGCGAGCCGATAGCCATCAGAAGCGACGCAATGGTGGCAAACTGCGCCGGGCTGCCCTGCCGGGCGAGGATATAATAGGCCGATACCAGAACCGGCGCGCAGCCTGCGCCGATTAGCATCATCGCGATGTTGATATGAGCCGGACTGGTGGCCGCAGCAAACATCAGCGCCCCCCCGGCGCCGCCAATCAACAGGACGGCTGACACGGTACGACGCGGCCCAATCCGGTCCAGCGCCCATCCAATCGGCAGCTG
It encodes:
- the recR gene encoding recombination mediator RecR — protein: MSSTRDIDSLIEMMARLPGLGPRSARRAVLHLIAKREIKLLPLAGMMQKVAETARECAVCGNIGTAEVCDICLAPKRANGILCVVESVSDLWAMERGGAFEGRYHVLGGTLSALDQVGPEQLRIPAMIGRIEQEKITEVILALAATIDGQTTAHYIADQIEGRVRLTSLAQGVPIGGELDYLDDGTISAALSARKDIQT
- a CDS encoding DNA polymerase III subunit gamma/tau, with the translated sequence MTDTAPSGYRVLARKYRPETFADLVGQDAMVRTLKNAFEADRIAQAFIMTGIRGTGKTTTARIIAKGMNCIGPDGEGRPTTDPCGVCEHCTSIMEGRHVDVLEMDAASRTGVGDIREIIDSVAYRAASARYKIYIIDEVHMLSTSAFNALLKTLEEPPAHVKFIFATTEIRKVPVTVLSRCQRFDLRRIEPEVMLKLMRKIADAEGAGITDDALALITRAAEGSARDATSLLDQAISHGAGETGADQVRAMLGLADRGRVLDLFDLILKGDAAGALTEFGAQYSDGADPLAVLRDLAEITHWTSVVKITPEAADDPTIGPDERARGLQMAEALPMRVLTRMWQMLLKALEEVASAPNAMMAAEMAVIRLTHVADLPSPEELLRKLKDTPVPASAPSGAAPLGGSDGQTPTSQTSHASQGAYSAPVPQPQQPRASSGNGAGQTLAIAADAALAHYPTFHHVVELIRSNRDVKLLVEVETCVQLAAYQPGRIEFVPTENSPRDLAQRLGAALQRWTGNRWAVTLVNEGGATTIAGERDAEEMSLRAEAEGHPLVQAVKDAFPGAQIIEIRTARQMAVEAQAEALPEVEDEWDPFEED
- a CDS encoding DUF202 domain-containing protein; this translates as MTDKTEKAEQRTDWAEDRTIMANERTFNSWMGLGLGAVGVAIALKAVFGDFEPTWAAKAVASLFLLTATIIYWIAARQAHKTHQHLTARDANVTGSKNFQRLAALLTLATIGTGAVLWML
- a CDS encoding lytic transglycosylase domain-containing protein; protein product: MTRSLLAALLMMCSALPSFGEPSRITPPRALSSALDAGAAGRWDRAAQLAARDGPVAKELVEWARLRSGRGTLPEVLAFLNAHPGWPGLDKIREESKEVLKNANDAQIIAFYEGAPPETGEGVLRLAAAQAAKGRQRDAEKGVIAAWRTFDLSSEEHTNFLNAYGTILVPHHAARMDMTLWRGLRDSALMLPLVDDETRARADIRLMARDGRRGIEAKVASLPQEMQRDPGIAYMLFEQYIKADKAEAAMTLMQGQSQIENGLGEAWRWAGWRRSFARRMMRNGEYARAYDLAANHQLQDGGAYADLEWLSGYLALRFMDDPALALDHFQRLRAAVETPISLGRAHYWIGRAQEALGDPEGAQLTYAQGAGEQTSFYGLLAAEKAGLPFDPALIGGEVFPPWQEAAFTHGDLFQAITLLAASDQLTLAEWFINALAGTLNRGEMGSLGAALGDMGQPHLQIMLGKAAAGRGIVLPADYYALHPMQEMDLPVPMEMALAIARRESEFDHRVASGAGALGLMQVLPGTASDVARDLGIEYDRGRVLSDWPYNARLGSTYLAQMSQRFGANVVMMSAGYNAGPARPPRWMSERGDPRDGTGMGDLDVIDWIEFIPFDETRNYVQRVAESLPIYRARLGKAPHPVPFSQELVGATVPSSLK
- a CDS encoding YbaB/EbfC family nucleoid-associated protein, with translation MFKGLGQMGDMAKMMKAAQEMQGKMAEMQEEMHTLTVTGESGAGLVKAVATCKGELKSLDIDPSIFSGDDKEVVEDLILAAIKDAQGKASDRAQEEMSKLTEAMGLPKDMKLPF
- a CDS encoding protein phosphatase — its product is MTALVIHALPVLRGILAISALPGAGGDYDADLAHLHDWRPALVLTLTTMSEMVAADAGDLGPDIMHIGTRWVHLPVADYGVPDAADNAKWRRAVADALPALRGGGRVLIHCKGGCGRAGMAALRLMIAAGEAPDAALARLRAVRPCAVETKAQMRWALQGGAE
- a CDS encoding MFS transporter, yielding MRAGLSLLCLTYVLSQFYRAFLAVLGSVLESDIGAGPEDLATASGLWFLAFAGLQLPIGWALDRIGPRRTVSAVLLIGGAGGALMFAAATSPAHINIAMMLIGAGCAPVLVSAYYILARQGSPAQFATIASLLMAIGSLGNLGASWPMAWAVDAFGWRAAMMFLAAITAAASLVLFVLLRDPETAPGGRRGSLLDLLKMRALWPIMPLMFVCYVPVAAIRGLWIGPYLSDIFGLATAQLGQASLVMGIAMIGGTLIYGPLDRVFGTHKWVIFIGNMGCAVTCLLLAVLVGQSVGLGIALCAVIGMFGSTFPIMIAHARGFFPAHLAGRGVTLMNLFGMSGVGLLQLGSGVLHGRVAASSGDLAAYGTLFAFFGLAALTGSLIYLFSRDAPA
- a CDS encoding DUF4139 domain-containing protein translates to MRTTTFILTLTLAGPTALMAEDIALTSRVSDVTLYPQGATIHREVPFTAPAGQHELILLDLPQDTDLQTVRVTVTGAQMGSVTTRRNAQPPRGERQSAAIKAAEAEVERREEALAMARSDIARLRLVVDAADAQVQFLSQLGQGDGIAAQDVSTLRDLAQMIGAQTLAAREAAHDAARKAEEAEKGLKDQIKALEEARQALAALVPEDEDRAMLAVSVTAEDQTSGTLDVTYQTWNAGWAPVYDMTLTRATGALDITRGAYLQQNTGENWQDVALTLSTVRPSGQTRPSEIGPLLRRIGPPLQLMRKEALGAEMNDMAMSESAPAPAVIAASATFDGLAVTYDYEPTVSVASGADALRIALGTLSTQAETQARAVPLFDESAFLVAEFTNDMGELILPGETHYYLGATYVGQTQGQLIAAGAEAEASFGPIDGLRLTRTTLDREEGGSGLIRKSSDLTETARIEIENLTGEAWPLRVLDRVPYSEQEDLQIDWQSDPRPSEVDVDGQTGVLAWKFDMAPGEERTLTLEYDMQWPEDQVLR
- the ypfJ gene encoding KPN_02809 family neutral zinc metallopeptidase encodes the protein MRLKGLRRSRNIEDRRRSGGGGGARGAGIGGVGLIVVLAIGYFAGIDVTPILNEMQGGGAVQNAAPRQLSAEEEHAADFSSRVLASTEEVWTDLMPSQVGQDYRPPVMVLYSGITRSPCGGASGATGPFYCPADRKAYLDTEFFATLSQQLGARGDFAAAYVIAHEVAHHVQNELGILGQVNDARQSSSERQANALTVRLELQADCLSGVWAQAVGNLLEPGDIEEALNAARRIGDDHLQRQAGRVPQPHTFTHGTSEQRSRWFATGFESGQMGACDTFGAERL
- a CDS encoding aspartate-semialdehyde dehydrogenase, with the translated sequence MGYRVAVVGATGNVGREMLNILAERQFPADEVVALASRKSIGSEVSYGDKTLKTKDLDAFDFTGWDIALFAIGSDATKIYAPKAAKAGCIVIDNSSLYRYDPDVPLVVPEVNPEAVELVHKKNIIANPNCSTAQMVVALKPLHDRARIKRVVVSTYQSVSGAGKEGIDELWDQTKSIYNPTDDKPARKFTKQIAFNVIPHIDVFMDSGDTKEEWKMVAETKKILDTKIKVTATCVRVPVFVGHSEAINIEFEEFLDEDEARDILREAPGIMVIDKRQDGGYVTPIECVGDFATFVSRIRQDSTIDNGLNLWCVSDNLRKGAALNAVQIAETLGQRVLKKG